A region of the Electrophorus electricus isolate fEleEle1 chromosome 7, fEleEle1.pri, whole genome shotgun sequence genome:
GAACTTTAGGAATTGCTGCTCAGCCTGCGACGGATCAGGGAGGCAGGCTTGATCGCGATGTCCTCTTGGTCACTCTCACAACTCCTCTGATgggacaaagacaaacacagtcatATACTTTGCttcatgtatgtatattttccTCCTCCTACGAAATCCTCCTACTCCGCAAACCCCCTTGCTAATAAACGCTCTTTTAATCGACCTCACCAGCTCCTCGTCCTCCTGTGCCTGTTTACACAGTAGCTGTAGACGACACAGCCTGTTGCAGACCCACACCATGTTATAGGACATCTGAAAAAGACCAGACTCACACTTTAGACTTGTCTTACCGGGACTGGCTTTTTCGGAGTTATCATATCGAATTTTGGCTCCCAAATGCAAGGAAACTgatgaaacacaatgaaatgtATGCAGAGGTAATAAATCTAGCAGTGTGACGGTCATAAGCTTGTTATACATCGTTAATCTGACAGGGGGCAGTGTGCTTTCACTATTTTTACAGGATTTAATTCTCAACAGacagtactacacacacacacacacacaccctccacttTCTTCTGGCATTGAACTTCTTGAAGTTTTTCATGTTGATGGATGAGCGACTTCTGCTAGCTGCCTGTCTGTGCGTCAgaggctgaaagagagagagagggagggagatgttGCATAACAATTTTGCATTCTGATGGCAATCTAGCTATCGCCTATAAAATctacatattatacatttatcAGTTTATCTGTAATCGTGTTACATTGTAGACATCTTGAATCATCGGTGGGTCAAGAAACACCAACAAAATGAACTCCAGAGTAAATCCCTGCCATATgactcacacaccaacacaataaACTCCAGAGTGAATCACTGCCATTTGACTCACAAACCGACAAAATGATCTCAGTTGAATCCCTGCCAAACGACTCACACACCAGTattacatcatcatcatgtcTCACCTTGATCCACGGGTGCATCAGACATTCCTCTGCTGTCATTCTCTCGCTGTGTAATGAACATCACAGGTTGTAAAATAAGGTGCTCTAGACTATGAACATGTGGGATTTTCTTCTGTATAAGTCGCTGATCAGTTTACCTCTGATCTTTTATGAGCAGCTTCTGAATGAAATCTTTCGCCATGTCGCTTGTAGCACTAAAGTATTGATCTTcaaattcatatttcatatctaCAATGTTTCTTAGTGTCTCCTCGTCAGAGTCTCCTTGAAAAGGCGACATACCACTTAATCTACACGGAAGGGATTTGAAATGcaagaaacattaaaactgaactgaagacacgattttaaacatttatatacatcTCTAAAATAAGTTTAACTCTCACAGTTTTGATATTCTGTGAACTGGGTGGAATTTTGAGGCTGAGTCTGAATTTGTGATACTGCCCAGTAGCGATTACTTATATGACAGAATTCAAATTCagaatacataaatacagcTAGAAGGGCTATATTCCAGGGTTACATTTCAGAGTGATTATATCAAATAACTTACAGTATATAGGTAATAACACCCATACTCCTGCaagaaaacaacacagcatACGGGTTAATAAGTGATCACAATCATACCGTGCATTTACGAGCATAGTTCTTAGTCTTGAAATAAGCAGTTTGTAATTACACATGGTTCTTACCACATGTCAGAGGCTACAGTAAGGGGCTCATAGTTTACCACCTCAGGAGCTGAGAGAAATAAGGATccgagaaagaaagagtgtgagagagagagagagggagagaaaaagagtcaGAGGAACAAAGTAACACAAGCAATATCAGGACACAGTGAGACGAGGCTCATGAGATCGGCTATGCAGCATATTCTTTCAGTCACTGCATTAAAGAGCCGATGGAAAGGCAGTCAACTATTTTCGTGGCTTCCTGTATAAAGGTTGTTGTCACAACTTCCTGTCTGAAGAACTTCTAACTTGAGAGACTCTGATGTCCGTCTCAATGCTGCAAGACCTTAACTACTGCACCCTGCCTGTGCCACATCCTGTCCTAAACCATCCTCTGTTGATGATTTGAGAGAGCATCTCAGTGTAGGCtagtctctccctcacacaaactcccatacacacacacttttaccactACCTTTATGCTAGAGTTAACAGGGTTTACCTTCAACTACTACAGTCTGTGTACATGTTCGCTTTTTGCGTTCGGAATATTCTGCAttacacatttaaaagcaaaaagcttCAGTCTAGCAAAATGTTACCACAATGTCaggtaaaagtaaaataatagcACATAAAAAACATGTAAACCCTTGACattgaccacacacacacaaaaccacatacacacatacacacacacacacacaaacacacacacacaaaccctgacacacactattaccgctcacacacacataaaccctGACGCACACCATatacaccatgcacacacacacacacacacacacacaagcacgtacACCATGtccatacaaatacacacacacacacatgcataaaataTGCATGCACTCACTTTCTCTTACCAATGTACTGTGGTGTGCCACACAGGCTCCTGTACTCCTCTCCAGGAGTGAAACGCTGAGCCAAACCAAAATCAATGATCTTGATCTCAGGGAGCTCCGCACTCTTATCAGACAGCATGATGTTCTCCGGCTGTTGGAACAGAGACGGAATGTAATCCCCTTTCCACTCCACAGAGGCCATGGCATTCCGCAACATTCCAGGGCAGAGATCAAGGCTCACTGCTGTATTTTATCCTCACACAGGGGAGAAAAATATCAgctaaaaatgtttctgtaaaaatgttaaaatgttagaTGTGCTGAACTTGGGGGAGTATTTCTCATCCTTCAGAGGACAGTGAATTGTGGGTAGTACTGTCTCCTAGTGTTATGAGGGTCTATGCCTGGTGTTATTATTGTGTTGTGAGGGTGTTGTGGGGGTCTATGTCTGGTGTTATTAGGGTGTTGTGGAGGGTCTATGTCTAGTGTTATTAGGGTGTTATTAGGGTGTTGTGAGGGTCTATGTCTGGTGTTATTAGGGTGTTGTGAGGGTCTATGTCTGGTGTTATTAGGGTGTTGTGAGGGTCTATGTCTGGTGTTATTAGGGTGTTGTGAGGGTCTATGTCTGATGTTATTAGGGTGTTGTGAAGATGTTGTGAGGGTCTATGTCTGGTGTTATTAGGGTGTTGTGAGGGTCTATGTCTGGTGTTATTAGGGTGTTGTGAGGGTCTATGTCTGGTGTTATTAGGGTGTTGTGAGGGTCTATGTCTGGTGTTATTAGGGTGTTGTGAAGATGTTGTGAGGGTCTATGTCTGGTGTTATTAGGGTGTTGTGAGGGTCTATGTCTGGTGTTATTAGGGTGTTGTGAGGGTCTATGTCTGGTGTTATTAGGGTGTTATTAGGGTGTTGTGAGGGTCTATGTCTGGTGTTATTAGGGTGTTATTAGGGTGTTGTGAGGGTCTATGTCTGGTGTTATACTGGGAACAAATGTGCAAATTCCCTACTTGCCCGTCCTCTAAAGCTGACATGTGGGCAGAAGCACTGCAGTTAGAAACTCCACCAAGAGGCCTACAGCCACTTTTAAATGGGATACACAATCCTACATGACAGAGGGAGGTGAAACTGAGCAAAACTCTCAGCTACATACATCACGTTCCCATGTTGCAACACAATCATGAAACGTTCAGGGGAGTGAAGATCAGCAGCGCCTTAATTGAGCAGCGCAGTGCGAGTGAGCCGGAGGTCCTGGGGAGGAGGTCCCAGCCCGCTCACTCACCTTCAGGTCGAAGTGGGCAATCTGTTTACTGTGCATGAAGGCAACGCCACTGAGGATCTGCTTCAGGAACCCAATGGCCTCGTTCTCCATGAGGTTCTCCTTTTCAGCAATGAAGTCAAACAGTTCTCCTCCACTGATACTAAAcgtgggagagaggaagagagacagagtgtgtgagagagatagattatatgagtgtgtgtgtgtgtgagagagagagagatggtggaaaaatgtatttgactTTTAAAAGGCAGTCactatatttgtatatattttaatactcaATATTTGCCACTGAACTCTCTGGTGTCCTCCAAAGCAAGCATTTATCCTGGTAATCACACTGATTAGGAACAGTTCCTTGTCAGGTTATCCCTGAGTGAGCCCAGCGTCTTATTCTCCACGCTCAGATTCTACTTTGGGAATTCAACTTGAATACAAAATAAGAAGCCTGAGAATTTGCATCTCGATTCCACTGACCCCTAGGGATGCATTTTACAGAGAATTCCATAAATCAAAGCACACCGTAGATGGTTTAGAATGAGGGAAACACTTATAAAGTCCTTCTTATAAATTAGGACCTACAATCAGAAATGTCACAGCTGTAACCAAACAAACTCCAGGAGTGCTTGCAGACTAGAAACCAGCCATAAAACAATCTTATCAGCACTTCATATCAAATGgttacatgtacaaacacacacacacacacacacacacacacacacacacacacacacacacacacacacacacacacacacacacacacacaagccacagATAAATCCTTCGTCTTTAAATAGTCAGCACCACTGGTCCCTTTGTAATTTACTCATTGTCTGTGGGTATGTGGCCCCTCCAAGCTAAAGGTCCTCCAGTGGAAAACTGACACCCACGCTCTGCCCATCACGTTAGCAACCCTCTTTCAGAAGTACTGCCCAGTAGTACCCCTCCCTCCGCTTacaaacccctccccctgctcacAAACCCCTCCCTCTACTCATGCATACTCACAGCTCCACGACGAGCACAATTTCGGCACGGCTATCGAACACGTCGTGCAGGGCCATGATGTGGGCGTGAGGCAATGCCTGCAGGATCTCCACCTCACGCTCCACGCTCCGCCGCTCCACACCCAGACGGCTGCTGGCGCTGCGCTGGAGTTTCAGGAACTTCCCCGCCCAGAGGGTGCCGCTGCTCTGCTCCGTGAGCTCCCGCACCTGGCCGAAATGACCGCTGCCGATGAGGGCGGTGGGCGGGCCGGTGGGCAGGACCGATGGGCGGggcagtgagagaggggaggggggataAGAACGTTTCCACAAAGCGTTAAAAATAGAACCTTACATATGTCACACGGTGGCTCATTAATGACAAACTTCATAAAGTTCCTCTTCCCTGCTTTAGAGGGAAGCCCATCGGATtccttaaattatattttatcatgtttaaaaagaacacacaccaaACTTATTTTAACAGCATTAGCAAGGTTAATGTAGAAGACCACAAGCTGAACGACTTTTTGTACGTCTCTATCTGTACTGTGACCTTGTGCATAATGGCAGAGGTTTGTTATACCTACCTGCCTAACACTTCTCCTATCTCATAGAAGTCCTCCACGTTCTGCAGCCTGAAGTGAGCCATGGCACAGAGAACCCTCGGTCCGCTCTTCTGGCCGGGCGCTGCTAAACCCGCATCTTTTACCACTGTGTGACAAGCAAAGAGGAAATGGGGGGGGTCACTGCGTTAAAGAGGCAGCAACTGATCCCAGAGACCTCggagacagacagctggacGGATACCTGACTTCTAACAATGCAGAAAGGCTGATGTCATGTGAGAAGTCTGGCAGTTGGTGAGGCTGATTGTTGTGATGCATATCATCTTTAGTGACGGGGCAAAGGGATTTGATATGTTCAAGCCACAGGTGCTTTTAAAGACACATTTAAATGCATCATATTTTGTATTATCCAAATTAGcctttttgggttgttttttttgaacCAACAGACTTTGCCAACATGGCCAACAGATGTGTCGTAGGCTCTGGTGTGCTGCAGTCCTGAAGTGTTCCGGGACTTTGTTTTAGTGAGTTCAAACATGGAGGCAACACAGAAGCAGGTCTGACCCAGTATGACTGTCTTCATTATAAGAGAACAAGGTTTTGAAAGGATCAGATCCAGACTATTAGCACTAAGTGTTGCACTGCCAACATTCTGGCACCAAGGTTATTAGGTTAACTCTCTAACTATACTTTTTAATCCATGGATTAAGAGCTAGGTGATTTAACAGGATAGCACAATATAAGTACAATGGGaaaaagtgtgtatatatatatacacacacatacatacacacacacacacacacacacacacacacacacacacacacacacacacacacacacacaaacgttagTCAAAAGTACAACAACCTTTCTGCTTAAATGTCACGGACAAGATAAACCAATGACCAATGGACAATTCACAAGATAAACCAATACTGAGTGGTGGCACTTAACAGACAAAAAGAATAAACCCTAATAAACCCCCAATATAACCCCAATAAAACCCCATTAAAAGTCCTAAGAGTATTTGCCATATTTTGACTAGCTGTACAAAAGCAGCACCAGTGTGGGACTTTTGAAAAGTCACTATGATATGATTAAGCAGAGCCAAGGTAACAGATGCTGGATAGTCACTTCCATTTAATTGCTCAGTAAGAACTCCTTGTAAACATCTTAATTAACATACCTGTAATGCAAGTGTGCTGTATATGGCCCATGATATACCACTAAGCCCCAAGAAGCACACATCAAAGAGTTAGTAACAGGATAACTGGGTTTTTGTTGGgctttttttatatttcctgTGCAAAAGTATGTCAGTCATAGGACTGTCATGCTGCTCATACAGGACTCAACACAATGCACCATGAAACCACAAGAGATCAACATCTCCTGGCATGTACAGTCAGATTAACCTCGGATTACCCCTGGGTGCGTTTGCTTCGTTTTTCATCTGATTTCCATCATTGCCTTTCTCCATCATCTCTCCAGGCTCACCTGTATTATACTGTCTGCTCTATACTGGTTTCCACCTTAGCCTGTATTACATTAATGCTTTGGATCTCTCTTGTTCTCAATAAACCTCATCTGCCAAATCTCATCCACAAGCGTCTGTATAGTCTTGTCACGTGACATGGATGGTTTACAGTGATACCAGTATTGTTAACATCATGCATTCTGTGCTTCACTGGTTTGAACACGGATGATCAACAATAATGATCTGAAATGCAAGAAATGACTTCAAAACAAAAAGTTTTCCTGAAGCTTTGGATCATTAGTTGCCTATATGCTGTATGTCATCCACCTACGGcaaatgtttgtgcatttaaaaataagagaCAACATTAAACAatttacataacatttaaatatccCAAAATCATGACTGATTTTGGGGTTCAAGGACGAGTATACAAACTCATATAcaaatttgtaatatttctgaGCTGCACTTCTGCACCCATATAATCAACAGGAAAAGGTGTGGGTGCTTGTGATGAGCTGGGAACAAAGGGGCCAGTAATGGTGTGTTCACTTACACTCCCAGTTTTCCAGactccctgctgtgtgtgtgagagaaaaggcagaatacacaataaatatttacacaggcTATGGGGAGAGCATGAACAGACCCTGTTTATCAACACATGCCCCAAACGCACtgtcaggacacacacactcactcacacacacacacacacacacacacacacacacacacacacacacacacacacacacacacacacactcacacactcacacacactcacacacacacacacacacactcactcacacactcacactcacacacacactcacacacacacacactcacacacacacacactcacacacacacatacacacacacacacacacacactcacacactcacacacacacacactcacacacacacacacacactcacacacacacacactcacacacacacacacactcacacacacacacacacacacacacacacacacacacactcacacacacacgcacgcacgcgcacacacgcatgcacacaatctGGTCATTCTCAAACACTGCACTGAGTTTTTCCTCACAAAACGTTATGCAGTCCAGAGTTGTTTGGCTAGGCAGACCACACCATTTCTTAAGCTCTGCATGACGCATCAAACCAAACCAATATTTCCACGTTTccatgttctttcttttttaaattgactatttttgtcttctttctttaTAAATGTGTACAACAGGTGTTTATAACATGTGTTGGTGAAATACCATATTAAACTAATGACAGCAGAGTATTCTGGGAGAGTCTGAATGGACTGGAGTCAGACTGAAGGGAGCGAGACTTCAGGAAAAGACACAGCTCACGTGGCTGCAGGGCGGCAGGACCACTGAGATGTCCACACTGTCCTGCCATCGCTACCCTAAATTCAACAGCATTAAATATACGAATACAGTGCGTGAAACTGGTCTACCGGAGTAATGTGTGAGTCTGAAAACGACTTCTCTGCAAgagacctctgacctctgcatGGGCCTCTACTCGCCATCCTACGCATGCAGGCTGCTTTACGCATCGCAGCTGCAGCAGGTCTCCGCGCAGTGTGAGCAAactctttactttttaaagtattttactTTAAACACCTGTGCCAGCCGCTCTCGAAAGGTGTGCTCCGACAAAACTTGGTCGCGTCCATCCCGATGCGTTTAGACGCGTTGACAGAAGGAGCTACTCGTGTCGTCCGTGTTATGTCTCAAATGTCACGGCGGAGGCAGAAATGATGGGATGGAGCTGGTAAGCCTACGATTGCGGCAAACATCCGTTAATGTGGACACCGGGAGTCACACGAGACGAACCCCGAACCGGTAGGCCCGGATATGCGCAGAGGCAGAGGAGCGTATGTGGAAACAGCTTAATGTACTAAAACACCGATCCAGGAACACTAAACGCAGCCCACACGGTACTGCTCATGAGTGTTCTCTACTGCCACAAAGAAGCTATACTCGAACAATAAATTATTAGTATTTATCTTAAGgcctttttctctccatttaaaCCCGTTAAAAAGCTTAGCGTACTAAAATAATGACACAGGAACACCACACTGCTTTCACATATGGTCCCGAGTACTCTGTACTAGCAAAAGGGTGAACAATCAAATAATAAAATCGAAAATAAAAGAattcaataattaaatattctAAGAatgatatattaatatttatgttaAGCGTTTTTGTTATAATTGTCTTGTGGTCTATTTTACTTCTCTATCGAAAACAGAAGAAAGCATATCCGAGTGCGCAAAAAGGCGAACTGAAAATGGTTAAGTAGCAGGTTAACCTGCGCCCATATCTGAGATTAAGACCGAAATCATACTATAGTTTCCATAAGTTACCGGACTATTACAGAGGAAACATGTCCGCACTCAGAaacctgagaaacacacacatataatatagcATTACAATCATTACGAAATGAGTGCAAGAGCACATGTGAGCACAATTAGATCCCACGAGCGTTTGAGCTTCGTACCTCGAGCGTAAAGCGGCAGCAACACTGAATGACCGACGCGGCAATTTCCCTTTAAACCCACAGCAGCCTCGTCTCTTCGTGTGCAACTTCTGCAAATATTCCCATCGCGTCTCCGTTTTAAGacaccagctctctctctctctcgctctctctcgctctctctctcacacacacacacacacacacacacacacacacacacacacgcacgcacgcacgcacacacattcacataaaacAAGAATCAGGCGAAAACATATCGCTTTCCGGCGATATACCTCTACTTCCCCCGTCCGTGCAACTTCCCCCTGCCAGACTCGACTGGCAGGTCCGACAACTTTCGAAATCTCTCTCGCGCAGCGAAAGAAGAGCGGCGTCGGACACGCGCGCAACGCGGAACGACGTTCCGTTCTGTGCGTGTCACGCTCGCAGCGGCCCCACGGCCCTCGCGGACAGGGATGGGCTCATTGCGCAAACGCGTTTCATGCACGCTGTACCGTGACGCAcgctgaaggagagagaatggcTTGCACATGCTGTTAACCAAACGCGAAGCAAATGCGGACGCCCACTAGAAATGCGACATCGGTTTACGGTCTGCGGGCCGCTTTCTCGTAGCTTCATTAGGAGACTCTGGGCTATATTTTCGGGGATATATTTCCTAAAAGAATGCAACTAAAAATGTCACTAAAATTAGTCTGCAGTAATCACCTAACCATCTGtgtttcctgtctgtctttccgGGTTTTATTGTGGTCACCTTAGTTTGCTGTTTGTTATGGAGCTAAGTGTCTGGCCGATGAAGCTCCAATAGCTGAGATGATGCATGGCGGAGTCACTGACAGTGTGTGACCTGTACAGGACGAATAGATCCAGGTGTTGACCTTCCACTCGGAAACGGAAAAGGGGAGCGCAGAATGCAGCCAGCACCTGCTTCCTAGACACGTGCGCTGTTGTCCTGACGACGCAGTGCAGCTTTTTAAAAGGCAGTCTCTATTCACACGCTTGTTGCGTGCTTGAACAAATCGCTTCCAGACCATCAGCAGATTGCACTGCAGGCTGGTTTCCTGGAAATTAGGCAACCTTCGGACCAGTAAACGCGGCCTGTGCTCTGCAAATTGGTCCCTGAGCTCTCTGATTAAAAGACCAAAGAAGGGAATATGTGCTGTGCTTGAAAAACGTGCAGCCAAGAATGCACCAAGACACCGTAAAACGACGAGAGACGCTGACATTCCCTAGGTCTGCGTAAGAGTCGCTGCTCATGGTGTCCCCGTGCCTTTTATGACTCTTTCCACAAATATCCTCTTGGGTCAAGTTAAATCCTTTCATAAATGTTCTGTACCCAGTGGGAAATTAGTGAGGGGGTTCTGGAACTTTGTTTCACTTTTATCACCAGTCCTAGGCTTTGGGTTTAACCCTTgtagataaaacaaaacatttaaaatttaattgaatTCAATCAATACTTAAATATTATCATAGCTATTTctaatgtatttatgtttttcaaAACAACTTTACTAGATCACTAATCCATAGACTGTAATGTTTACCAGGGCTGTGAAACCCTATACCTGGACATCTACCAATCTGCAGGATTAAGTTTcatccctcatccacacttatCAGTCCTTTCGGGGGCATCTGGACGTTGTAGCAAGCAGTGTTGGATTACGGCTCGAGCTTTGTTCTGCAGAGCTGGGCTCCTCCAGGTCTGGGCACCTCCAGATGTGGGCACCTCCAGGTCTGGGCATCTCCAGGTCTGAGCATCTCCAGATGTGGGCACCTCCAGATGTGGGCATTTCCAGGGTTGGGTATCTCCAGGGCTGGGCAACTCCAGGTCTGGGCATCTCCAGGACTCTAAACTACGCAGAAGTAAACTGTACAGGACTTGTCTGTACAGGACTCAACTGTGCAGGACTCTAGACTGTGCAGGACTCTAACCTACGCAGAACTAAAGTATGCAGGACTCGTCTGTGCAGGACTCAACTGTGCAGGACTCTAAACTACGCAGAAGTAAACTGCAGGACTTGTCTGTACAGGACTCAACTGTGCAGGACTCTAGACTGTGTAGGACTCTAACCTACGCAGAACTAAAGTGTGCAGGACTCGTCTGTGCAGGACTCAACTGTGCAGGACTCTAGACTGTGCAGGACTCTAAACTACACAGAACTAAACTGTGCAGGACTCTAGACTGTACAGGACCCGACTGTGGAGGAGTCTAGACTGTGCAGGACTCTAAACTACACAGAACTAAACTGTGCAGGACTCTAGACTGTACAGGACTCTAAACTACACAGAACTAAACTGTGCAGGACTCTAGACTGTGCAGGACTCTAAACTACACAGAACTAAACTGTGCAGGACTCGTCTGTACAGGACTCAACTGTGCAGGACTCTAGACTGTGCAGGACTCTAACCTACGCAGAACTAAAGTGTGCAGGACTCGTCTGTGCAGGACTCAACTGTGCAGGACTCTAGACTGTGCAGGACTCTAAACTACACAGAACTAAACTGTGCAGGACTCTAGACTGTACAGGACTTGACTGTGCAGGACTCTAAATTACACAGGACTAAACTGTATAGGACTTGACTGTGCAGGACTCTAGACTGTGCAGGACTCTAAACTACACAGAACTAAACTGTGCAAGACTCTAGACTGTGCAGGACTCTAAACTACACAGAACTAAACTGTGCAGGACTCTAGACTGTGCAGGACTCTAAACTACACAGAACTAAACTGTGCAGGACTCTAGACTATAAATATCACTTTGTAAA
Encoded here:
- the LOC113583025 gene encoding death-associated protein kinase 2-like; this translates as MAHFRLQNVEDFYEIGEVLGSGHFGQVRELTEQSSGTLWAGKFLKLQRSASSRLGVERRSVEREVEILQALPHAHIMALHDVFDSRAEIVLVVELISGGELFDFIAEKENLMENEAIGFLKQILSGVAFMHSKQIAHFDLKPENIMLSDKSAELPEIKIIDFGLAQRFTPGEEYRSLCGTPQYIAPEVVNYEPLTVASDMWSMGVITYILLSGMSPFQGDSDEETLRNIVDMKYEFEDQYFSATSDMAKDFIQKLLIKDQSERMTAEECLMHPWIKPLTHRQAASRSRSSINMKNFKKFNARRKWRMSYNMVWVCNRLCRLQLLCKQAQEDEELRSCESDQEDIAIKPASLIRRRLSSNS